A genomic segment from Alteribacillus bidgolensis encodes:
- a CDS encoding FadR/GntR family transcriptional regulator, whose product MTNKEMMMDMKSLSRKSLSKQVIDEIINLLVTEKLKPGDKIPTELELMEICNVSRPVIREALTSLEVLGIVNRGTRNGTFFSDKIGSQPFAMMLALSAGDVRSIIEIRIALELGLVTLAAEKITEQELEKLWGTIEEMKSLPTDDSSKVDKQFHKIIAHSAQNPLFEGIIDPLQNFHDKVLDEIPLEDRELEKTVKYHIDIYHALKKRDPIEAYTSMYRHLDFVRNKALKNIE is encoded by the coding sequence ATGACTAATAAAGAGATGATGATGGATATGAAATCTCTTAGTCGAAAATCCCTTTCAAAACAAGTGATAGATGAAATTATAAATTTGCTTGTCACAGAAAAACTTAAACCTGGGGACAAAATCCCAACAGAACTAGAACTTATGGAGATTTGTAATGTTAGCAGGCCGGTCATTCGTGAAGCTTTAACTTCATTGGAAGTTTTAGGAATTGTTAATCGTGGAACTCGTAACGGCACGTTTTTTTCTGATAAAATAGGCAGTCAGCCTTTTGCGATGATGTTAGCTTTGTCTGCTGGTGACGTGCGCTCTATTATTGAGATAAGAATAGCTTTGGAACTTGGTTTAGTTACATTAGCGGCAGAGAAAATTACGGAACAAGAGCTTGAAAAATTATGGGGAACGATAGAAGAAATGAAATCCTTGCCAACTGACGATTCTTCAAAAGTTGATAAACAATTTCATAAAATAATCGCTCATAGTGCTCAAAATCCCCTATTTGAAGGGATAATTGATCCATTACAAAACTTTCATGACAAAGTATTAGATGAAATTCCTTTGGAAGATAGGGAATTAGAAAAAACAGTGAAATATCATATTGACATCTACCATGCATTAAAGAAAAGAGATCCTATAGAGGCTTATACTAGCATGTATCGTCACCTTGATTTTGTACGAAATAAAGCACTTAAAAATATTGAATAA
- a CDS encoding sigma-54 interaction domain-containing protein: MSMNKNLTIVSLYKNTMLSFHEEVTNMFGKDITTSLYCFEDETIYEGIEGDLLLIPNYKVFEKVRRYIKNVNAAVIIAKRTLSETGLKKIKNLRKGTNAILYNATLEMSLETISTIHQLDVRQINLIPAYKGMSPFPDVDLIISPNEEPDPNLENKEIINIGNRILDMTTYMDIIAKLDIDHHKFEGKIKRHFSNIIPISYGLERILDKKDYLENQLDLFLQIVQNGIIAVNSSGIVTTYNDAAEQLINRKAEEVIGHHFQDVLPNIQFGTILTEEQDTVEEIMQIGQTSTVLTMNAIKVDEETTGAIATLVPFQETEKRQHRLRTKVAGKGFAAKYHFFNILGNSPSIIKTKDIAQRMSHSDASLLIKGESGTGKELFAQAIHNHSPRRQYSFVAFNCAALPEQLLESELFGYVEGAFTGAKKGGKPGLFEQAHLGTIFLDEIGEMPMALQSRLLRVLQEKEVMRVGGDSIIPIDIRVIAATNRNLKNEVLRGTFRKDLYFRLNVLPLDIPPLRERKEDILPLFSFFTQGHDFTLSEEASNFLINHKWEGNIRELENCANYIMNFGKNFIECKDLPIYKEWIDSVEEPAAPVENNMEPKQFGEKIYFILEVLYQAYLRKERMGRKKIAEKAFTNHLFISEQELRNHLKKMEEDHLVEVGKGRAGTTITKKGIQAIKE, encoded by the coding sequence ATGAGCATGAATAAAAATTTAACGATTGTTTCTCTTTATAAAAATACAATGCTTTCCTTTCATGAAGAAGTGACCAACATGTTTGGCAAAGACATAACAACCAGCCTTTATTGTTTTGAGGATGAAACAATTTATGAGGGAATTGAGGGGGACTTACTATTAATTCCTAATTATAAGGTGTTTGAAAAAGTCCGTCGTTATATAAAAAATGTAAATGCTGCTGTTATTATCGCCAAAAGAACGTTAAGTGAGACCGGGCTGAAAAAGATAAAGAATTTACGTAAAGGAACAAATGCCATTTTATATAACGCAACTCTTGAGATGTCACTAGAGACCATTTCTACCATTCATCAACTTGATGTAAGACAGATTAATCTAATTCCCGCCTATAAAGGAATGAGTCCGTTTCCAGACGTTGATTTGATCATCAGCCCTAATGAAGAACCAGACCCGAACCTGGAAAATAAAGAAATCATTAATATTGGAAACCGAATTTTGGACATGACAACTTATATGGATATTATCGCAAAATTGGACATAGACCACCATAAATTTGAAGGGAAGATTAAACGGCATTTTTCTAATATCATACCGATTAGTTATGGGCTAGAGAGAATATTAGATAAAAAGGATTATCTCGAAAATCAATTAGATTTATTTCTTCAGATCGTACAAAACGGAATTATAGCTGTTAATTCTTCCGGCATCGTTACTACCTATAATGACGCCGCTGAGCAGCTGATTAATCGTAAAGCAGAAGAAGTAATTGGCCACCACTTCCAGGATGTTCTTCCAAATATCCAATTTGGAACCATTTTAACGGAGGAACAGGACACAGTTGAAGAAATCATGCAAATTGGCCAAACGTCTACGGTACTAACAATGAACGCTATAAAAGTAGACGAAGAAACAACCGGAGCTATCGCTACTCTTGTACCGTTTCAGGAAACAGAAAAACGACAGCACCGACTGCGTACGAAAGTAGCGGGCAAAGGGTTTGCTGCAAAGTATCATTTTTTCAATATACTCGGAAATTCTCCATCCATAATAAAAACGAAAGATATCGCACAAAGAATGTCTCATTCGGACGCTTCTTTATTAATTAAAGGAGAAAGCGGGACAGGAAAAGAATTGTTTGCTCAAGCCATTCATAACCACTCACCTAGAAGACAGTATTCATTTGTAGCATTTAACTGTGCAGCACTCCCAGAACAATTACTAGAAAGCGAATTATTTGGATATGTAGAAGGAGCATTTACAGGAGCTAAAAAGGGCGGCAAGCCGGGATTGTTTGAACAAGCACATTTAGGAACGATATTCTTAGATGAAATTGGTGAAATGCCAATGGCCCTGCAATCAAGATTATTAAGGGTACTTCAGGAAAAAGAGGTCATGAGAGTAGGCGGAGACTCCATTATCCCAATAGATATACGAGTCATTGCTGCTACTAATAGAAATTTAAAAAATGAGGTATTAAGAGGGACCTTCCGTAAAGATTTGTACTTTCGATTAAACGTATTACCATTAGATATACCGCCTCTTCGCGAAAGAAAGGAAGACATTCTTCCTCTGTTCTCTTTTTTTACGCAAGGACATGATTTTACATTAAGTGAAGAAGCATCTAATTTTTTAATAAATCATAAGTGGGAAGGAAATATTAGAGAATTAGAAAATTGCGCTAATTATATTATGAACTTCGGAAAGAATTTTATCGAATGCAAAGACTTACCCATTTACAAAGAATGGATAGATTCAGTTGAAGAACCTGCTGCGCCAGTTGAAAATAACATGGAACCAAAACAATTCGGAGAAAAAATATATTTTATTTTAGAGGTGCTTTATCAAGCATATCTTCGTAAAGAAAGAATGGGAAGGAAAAAAATAGCTGAAAAAGCTTTTACAAATCATCTTTTTATTTCAGAACAGGAATTGAGAAATCACCTTAAAAAAATGGAAGAAGATCATTTAGTTGAAGTTGGAAAAGGCAGAGCCGGAACCACCATAACTAAAAAAGGGATCCAAGCAATAAAGGAATGA
- a CDS encoding M20 metallopeptidase family protein: MSTLLAKAMNLQDELSKWRRHLHQYPELGFEEFNTSDFIKERLKEFGITEITKMVGTGLMVFLRGKRPGPTVMLRADIDALPIQDEKTVEYASKINNVAHLCGHDAHTAMMLGAVKILKDMEIETGNIQVIFQPAEEGLSGAKKMIEEDVLNIHGVDAAAALHVQPTLPTGEISVCPNSSTANSDRFVIKVIGKGGHAAHPHVTVDSVAVAAELISSIQHIVSRKINPLENAVISIGKISGGSARNVIAPSVSLVGTVRTFKKEVQVNVKEEMERIISGICQAFGADYQFDYERGYPSVDNDEAMITIFKSTAANILGEDKLSVVPPSMGGEDFSYYTKKVPSLFFRLGVRPKNKETMYSHHHPLFDIDETAMPYGTALLSQFALDFLHHKKVLKETVSSK, from the coding sequence ATGAGCACACTACTTGCCAAAGCTATGAATCTACAAGATGAATTATCTAAATGGAGACGCCATCTACATCAATACCCGGAACTGGGATTTGAAGAATTTAATACGAGTGACTTTATTAAAGAAAGGCTGAAAGAGTTTGGAATTACAGAAATTACAAAAATGGTTGGAACTGGCTTGATGGTTTTTCTAAGAGGAAAAAGACCTGGACCGACCGTTATGTTAAGAGCAGATATAGACGCATTGCCTATTCAAGATGAAAAAACAGTAGAGTATGCCTCAAAGATTAATAATGTAGCCCATTTATGCGGCCATGACGCTCATACTGCTATGATGCTTGGGGCTGTGAAAATATTAAAAGATATGGAAATAGAAACAGGAAATATCCAGGTAATCTTTCAACCGGCTGAAGAAGGATTAAGCGGCGCCAAAAAAATGATTGAAGAGGATGTGCTTAATATCCATGGTGTAGACGCTGCTGCTGCTTTACATGTTCAACCAACTTTGCCTACTGGTGAAATATCTGTATGCCCTAATTCTAGTACAGCTAATTCTGATCGATTTGTTATAAAAGTGATAGGCAAAGGCGGCCATGCCGCTCATCCCCATGTAACTGTCGACTCTGTGGCCGTAGCGGCTGAGCTGATTTCTTCGATCCAGCATATTGTCAGTAGAAAAATTAATCCACTGGAAAACGCCGTTATATCAATAGGGAAAATCAGCGGTGGATCCGCTAGAAACGTCATAGCCCCTTCCGTTTCCTTGGTGGGTACTGTCCGAACATTTAAAAAAGAGGTGCAAGTGAATGTAAAAGAAGAAATGGAACGAATTATTTCAGGGATATGCCAAGCATTTGGAGCAGACTACCAATTTGATTATGAAAGAGGGTATCCTTCTGTAGATAATGATGAAGCAATGATTACTATTTTTAAATCGACCGCTGCAAATATTTTAGGAGAAGATAAATTATCCGTCGTTCCTCCGTCAATGGGTGGGGAAGACTTTTCATATTATACTAAAAAAGTTCCTAGTTTGTTTTTTAGGTTGGGAGTCCGTCCTAAAAACAAAGAAACGATGTATTCTCACCATCACCCGTTATTTGATATTGATGAGACGGCTATGCCTTATGGGACAGCGCTTTTATCTCAATTCGCACTTGATTTTCTACATCATAAAAAGGTATTAAAAGAAACTGTTTCATCTAAATAA
- a CDS encoding ABC transporter permease — MSNYIRRRIIQLLPVMFIIVFIVYCLVYLAGDPVLLMLPENATEEDIARMRAALNLDQPFYIQFFTYISNVIQGDFGDSFRYNQPALGLVLERLPATIELAVASMIVAIGIAIPLGVWSALKRNSITDVFITGGTVLGQAMPNFWLGIMLILIFAVNLQILPVSGTGSYAHLVLPAITLGTGIAAQIARLTRSSMLETLNQDYIRTAKSNGINRFSIVYFHAFRNSLIPVVTITAMQTNALIGGALVTEMIFAWPGLGQLLIQAIHARDMAIVQASVFIIAIIVILMNFIADILYKVLDPRIDYK, encoded by the coding sequence TTGAGCAATTACATTAGGCGAAGAATAATTCAGCTGCTCCCTGTTATGTTTATCATTGTATTTATTGTTTATTGCCTGGTTTATCTTGCTGGTGATCCCGTTCTGCTCATGCTGCCTGAGAATGCTACTGAAGAAGACATTGCCCGCATGAGAGCTGCATTAAACCTGGATCAGCCGTTCTATATTCAATTTTTCACTTACATATCGAATGTCATTCAGGGGGATTTTGGCGACTCATTTCGATATAATCAACCAGCCTTGGGTTTAGTCTTAGAACGTCTGCCCGCTACGATTGAGTTAGCTGTTGCATCTATGATTGTAGCTATTGGTATTGCTATTCCACTCGGGGTATGGTCAGCTCTTAAACGAAACTCTATCACAGATGTGTTCATAACTGGCGGCACTGTATTAGGCCAGGCGATGCCAAACTTCTGGCTGGGTATCATGCTTATTTTGATTTTTGCAGTTAACTTGCAAATTTTGCCCGTCTCAGGAACAGGTAGTTACGCGCATTTAGTATTGCCTGCCATCACTTTAGGAACAGGGATAGCAGCTCAAATTGCACGTTTAACACGTTCGAGCATGTTAGAAACGCTAAATCAGGACTATATACGTACTGCTAAAAGCAATGGAATTAATCGGTTTTCAATTGTTTATTTTCACGCTTTTCGGAATTCTCTGATTCCTGTGGTTACCATTACAGCAATGCAGACAAACGCTTTGATTGGCGGTGCTTTAGTAACAGAAATGATTTTTGCCTGGCCAGGTCTTGGGCAATTATTAATTCAAGCTATTCATGCCAGAGATATGGCTATTGTGCAAGCATCCGTCTTCATCATTGCCATTATCGTTATATTGATGAATTTTATTGCTGACATTTTATATAAAGTCCTCGACCCAAGAATTGATTATAAGTAA
- a CDS encoding ABC transporter permease gives MGLPIKNKQPETIASPSKRKSQSSFRRWIKLLMQSKTGTVGLFIVLSVFLVAVFAPWIAPHNPSENNLASMLQPPFWMEGGSTDHILGTDNLGRDIFSRIVYGAQVSLLVGITAVLIAGAIGLVAGIVAGYYGGFIDNVIMRFVDAFLAIPSILMTLVILGIVGPGMLTLILVLGITNWVNYARIVRGEVLSVKERDFVKAANMMGVNDKTIMYRHLAPNIFSSFIVISTLSVATTIISEAALSFLGMGIQPPQISWGSMLSTGRDYLADSWWVATFPGIAITITTLGIIFLGDWLRDVLDPKTNIGRKGG, from the coding sequence ATGGGTTTACCTATCAAGAATAAGCAACCAGAAACTATTGCCAGCCCATCCAAACGTAAGAGCCAGTCTTCATTTAGAAGGTGGATTAAGCTGTTGATGCAAAGCAAAACAGGGACAGTTGGGCTGTTTATTGTTCTTAGTGTTTTTTTAGTAGCTGTGTTTGCTCCGTGGATTGCACCCCATAACCCATCAGAAAATAACCTGGCTTCTATGCTGCAGCCTCCTTTTTGGATGGAAGGTGGATCAACGGATCATATTTTAGGCACAGACAACCTAGGAAGAGACATTTTTAGCAGGATTGTCTATGGTGCACAAGTGTCTTTGCTTGTTGGCATAACTGCAGTGTTAATTGCCGGCGCAATCGGTCTGGTGGCTGGTATTGTGGCAGGATATTATGGAGGTTTTATAGATAATGTCATTATGCGGTTTGTAGATGCTTTTTTAGCAATACCAAGCATCCTCATGACACTAGTCATTCTCGGAATTGTTGGTCCTGGCATGCTTACTTTGATCCTTGTACTAGGTATAACAAATTGGGTCAATTACGCCCGTATTGTAAGAGGGGAAGTTCTATCTGTTAAGGAAAGGGATTTTGTAAAAGCGGCAAACATGATGGGGGTCAATGACAAAACGATTATGTATCGTCATTTAGCGCCTAATATATTTTCTTCTTTTATTGTTATTTCTACTTTAAGTGTTGCTACGACGATTATTTCTGAAGCTGCCCTTAGTTTTTTAGGAATGGGAATACAACCTCCGCAAATCTCCTGGGGAAGTATGCTTAGTACCGGTCGGGATTATTTAGCTGATAGCTGGTGGGTGGCAACATTTCCTGGAATTGCGATTACGATAACCACCTTGGGAATTATTTTTCTTGGAGATTGGCTTCGTGATGTACTGGATCCAAAAACGAATATAGGACGGAAAGGTGGATAA
- a CDS encoding ABC transporter ATP-binding protein encodes MANDQTLLEVEHLQTHFFTENGVIPSINDISFSLNKGEIVALVGESGSGKSVTSMSIMGLIEDPGKIVNGNIIFDNQDLTSLTHKKYQKIRRNDMSMVFQEPLTALNPVFSIGFQLIETIKVQQKTNKKKAKEIAFEWLEKVRIPNPDKVFASYPHELSGGMRQRVMIAMALSSRPRLLIADEPTTALDVTIQKQILRLMKNLTKELDTAILFITHDLGIVAEMVDRVMVMYGGEIVEKSDVKQLFHAPKHPYTEGLLKSTPKINQWGEKLHAISGTVPTPSNLPKGCKFHPRCPKAFDRCETEHPPLIDHKDGSQVRCLLYER; translated from the coding sequence ATGGCAAATGATCAAACACTGTTAGAAGTAGAACACCTGCAGACGCACTTTTTTACAGAAAACGGAGTCATCCCTTCTATTAATGATATTTCTTTTTCGTTAAATAAAGGGGAAATCGTTGCCTTAGTTGGCGAATCCGGTTCTGGCAAAAGCGTAACCTCCATGTCTATTATGGGTCTTATTGAGGATCCCGGAAAAATCGTCAATGGCAATATTATATTTGATAACCAGGACTTAACTTCACTAACGCATAAAAAATATCAGAAGATTAGAAGAAATGATATGTCGATGGTTTTTCAAGAACCATTGACAGCTTTAAATCCTGTTTTCTCCATAGGATTTCAATTAATTGAAACGATAAAAGTTCAACAAAAGACAAATAAGAAGAAAGCAAAGGAAATTGCATTTGAATGGCTCGAAAAAGTTCGAATTCCCAATCCGGATAAAGTTTTCGCTTCGTATCCGCATGAATTAAGCGGAGGCATGCGTCAACGAGTGATGATCGCTATGGCTCTTTCCTCCCGCCCTCGATTATTAATTGCAGACGAACCAACGACAGCGCTCGACGTTACTATTCAAAAACAAATACTACGTTTGATGAAAAATCTAACAAAAGAATTAGATACAGCTATTCTATTTATAACACATGACCTTGGTATCGTTGCTGAAATGGTTGATCGTGTCATGGTTATGTACGGGGGTGAAATTGTAGAGAAAAGTGATGTTAAACAGCTGTTTCATGCGCCGAAACATCCATATACGGAAGGGCTATTAAAAAGTACTCCAAAGATCAACCAATGGGGTGAAAAATTACACGCCATCAGCGGCACCGTTCCTACACCATCTAATCTGCCAAAAGGATGTAAATTTCACCCCAGGTGCCCTAAAGCATTTGATCGATGTGAAACGGAACATCCTCCATTAATTGATCACAAGGATGGAAGTCAAGTTCGTTGTTTATTATATGAAAGATAG
- a CDS encoding ABC transporter ATP-binding protein — MASENSPLLEISEIKKYFDVSKGIFKKKKQYLKAVDRVNLTLNKGETVGIVGESGCGKSTLANIVMGALPPDEGKIIFDNTDIYSLSKKELKEKRRGFQMVFQDPSSSLNPRMTVFDIIAEPLKSFNIVKGKQLIEEVEKLLSIVGLDISYKERYAHEFSGGQRQRIVIARALALKPKLIVCDEPVSALDVSIQAQILNLLRELQDKYHLAYLFIGHGLPSVHYISDRIAVMYLGEIVETGKKDIIFERPAHPYTRALLSSVPVPDPDYQTENKLEEAEILGDLPNPIDPPSGCKFHTRCPVAQDICKQKPPVLLSIGDNQQTACHFPITKSMEETNVYKASIN, encoded by the coding sequence ATGGCTTCTGAAAATTCTCCTCTATTAGAAATCAGTGAAATTAAAAAATATTTTGATGTATCTAAAGGGATCTTCAAGAAAAAAAAGCAGTATTTAAAAGCAGTAGATCGGGTGAATTTAACTCTTAATAAAGGAGAAACCGTTGGCATTGTAGGGGAATCAGGATGCGGTAAATCTACTCTTGCAAATATTGTCATGGGGGCGCTGCCTCCTGATGAAGGGAAAATTATTTTTGATAACACCGATATTTATTCTCTTTCTAAAAAAGAATTAAAAGAGAAGCGAAGAGGTTTTCAAATGGTCTTTCAGGATCCTTCTTCTTCCTTAAATCCAAGGATGACTGTTTTTGATATCATCGCAGAGCCGCTAAAGTCTTTCAATATAGTGAAAGGGAAGCAATTAATAGAGGAAGTAGAAAAGCTTTTATCGATCGTGGGTCTCGACATTAGTTATAAAGAGCGTTATGCGCATGAGTTCAGCGGCGGGCAGCGTCAACGTATTGTTATTGCAAGAGCATTGGCTTTAAAACCTAAATTGATAGTTTGTGATGAACCTGTCTCTGCTTTAGATGTTTCAATCCAAGCTCAGATATTAAATCTGCTTCGTGAATTGCAAGATAAATATCATTTGGCGTACTTGTTTATCGGCCATGGCCTTCCGTCTGTTCATTATATTAGTGATCGTATTGCTGTTATGTACTTGGGAGAGATAGTAGAAACCGGCAAAAAAGATATTATTTTTGAAAGACCAGCTCACCCATACACGAGAGCTCTTCTGTCGTCTGTGCCAGTTCCAGATCCAGACTATCAAACGGAAAATAAACTAGAAGAGGCTGAGATACTAGGGGATTTACCCAATCCTATCGATCCGCCTTCAGGATGTAAATTCCATACGCGCTGCCCTGTTGCTCAAGATATTTGTAAACAAAAGCCGCCAGTTTTGTTATCTATTGGAGATAACCAACAAACAGCCTGCCATTTCCCAATAACGAAAAGCATGGAAGAAACAAACGTGTATAAAGCATCCATTAATTAG
- a CDS encoding ABC transporter substrate-binding protein — translation MKQKIFFMFIFLLFTIMISGCVTANQSSGDESEQEFSPEEQENQPSNSAQSDDDTLTIAVGVDMDTFDIHDHNNTLTEAMHINMFNYLFMRNDETGEIEPDLVDKYENKDDLTWNMTLKEGVTFHNGDELTAEDVKYTLERVIKDESLTEHAQYNQIDEINIIDDHEFEIVTHEPEPVLLNRLSRIGSSILPKDYIEENGWDHFLEEPIGTGPFQFEEWNRDSQVVFSRYDEYFEGAVEDWEQLVFQVIPETSTAVGELLTGGVDIVFDVPDNEWERINGNEGTSVVTGPSQRVGLLGIRHTEDYPTSDPLVREAIELAIDNEALVEHVLGGAGVPTRTRVTPGNFGANKELFNTSLYDPEKAKELLEEAGYEDGLELTLHAPIGRYTKGEDMSETVAAMLGEVGITVNVDFMEFNDFLATRRAGENEDMFFAAFGNSLFDGDVALDVYRSERSEGELDYENEDVDRLLEEASSEMDPDVREEKFKEIQEIVAEERPHVFLYLQDNAFGVTDGIDFRPRQDEMFYAPDITKQ, via the coding sequence ATGAAACAAAAAATATTTTTCATGTTCATTTTCTTATTATTCACCATTATGATAAGCGGTTGTGTGACTGCCAATCAAAGCTCTGGGGATGAGTCTGAACAAGAATTTTCACCCGAAGAACAAGAAAATCAACCATCCAATTCAGCCCAATCGGATGATGATACCCTAACCATTGCTGTAGGAGTTGATATGGATACATTTGATATTCATGATCACAACAATACACTAACAGAAGCTATGCACATAAATATGTTCAATTATTTATTTATGAGAAACGATGAAACCGGCGAGATCGAACCGGATTTAGTGGATAAATATGAGAATAAAGATGATTTAACTTGGAATATGACATTAAAAGAAGGCGTTACATTTCATAATGGCGATGAACTTACTGCTGAAGATGTGAAATATACATTAGAACGCGTTATAAAAGATGAGAGTTTAACGGAGCACGCCCAATATAACCAAATAGATGAAATCAATATTATTGATGATCATGAATTTGAAATTGTGACGCACGAACCGGAACCAGTATTGTTAAACCGTCTTTCCCGAATTGGTTCTAGCATCCTTCCAAAGGATTATATTGAGGAAAACGGCTGGGACCATTTTCTTGAAGAACCAATTGGAACAGGACCATTTCAGTTTGAAGAGTGGAACCGTGACAGCCAAGTTGTCTTCTCTCGTTATGATGAATATTTTGAAGGTGCTGTAGAGGATTGGGAACAATTAGTTTTCCAAGTTATTCCTGAAACATCTACAGCTGTTGGTGAATTGCTGACAGGCGGTGTCGATATTGTTTTTGATGTACCTGACAACGAATGGGAACGTATCAATGGAAATGAAGGTACTTCTGTTGTTACTGGTCCTTCTCAACGAGTAGGTTTGCTTGGAATCCGTCATACAGAAGATTATCCAACTTCAGATCCGCTCGTTCGGGAGGCTATTGAGCTGGCTATTGACAACGAAGCTTTAGTGGAACATGTATTAGGCGGGGCCGGTGTGCCTACAAGAACAAGGGTAACTCCAGGTAACTTTGGAGCTAATAAAGAATTGTTTAACACCTCTTTATACGATCCAGAGAAAGCAAAAGAACTTCTTGAAGAAGCAGGATATGAAGATGGTTTAGAGCTAACACTTCATGCTCCTATCGGCCGGTATACAAAAGGAGAAGACATGAGCGAAACAGTAGCTGCAATGCTTGGAGAAGTAGGGATTACCGTTAACGTTGATTTCATGGAATTCAATGATTTCTTAGCAACACGCAGAGCCGGGGAAAATGAAGATATGTTTTTTGCCGCCTTTGGAAATTCCTTATTTGACGGCGACGTTGCCTTAGACGTATACAGATCCGAGCGATCTGAAGGAGAATTAGATTATGAAAATGAGGACGTCGATCGTTTGTTAGAAGAAGCGTCTTCTGAAATGGATCCAGATGTTCGTGAAGAAAAATTCAAAGAAATTCAAGAAATTGTAGCAGAAGAACGACCACATGTATTCCTTTACTTGCAAGATAACGCCTTCGGGGTAACAGATGGAATTGACTTCAGACCGAGACAAGACGAAATGTTTTATGCTCCTGATATAACCAAACAATAA